The proteins below are encoded in one region of Acidimicrobiia bacterium:
- a CDS encoding DUF222 domain-containing protein produces MFGQGRVGHPGDGAAETSEQSELLTRLRACSTEELKFAFGQLDALENAVRVQRLHVLAVLDERDAGADDGALDTEGWVAAQSLVTRPHAVQQVATARRLKELQHIAKVAARGELSWDQLAPLAQIANDETDEWWAQHGRGYSPAQLAYRARLKRTAREQDDVERQRQRSLVWWFDARVKMLRIKGRLTAEQGERLTRALERIVERDPIGPDGTVESWEARYADALAELAGVNIAADSDTDRACVVVHLEYDTATGFVGEHDEPISPEVCRRLVCDAWLQVLIRDAFGNPVGLGARQRTVSPALARVLRHRDRTCRFPGCARTWGLHAHHMVHDEHGGPTEAANLLMLCPRHHRWVHEHGWRVRGDPNRLDGLVFRRPDGRVYAPGPPPLDPNTRGRVFAA; encoded by the coding sequence ATGTTCGGCCAGGGCAGGGTCGGACACCCCGGAGACGGCGCGGCGGAGACGTCCGAGCAGTCGGAGCTCTTGACGCGTCTTCGTGCGTGTTCGACGGAGGAGCTGAAGTTCGCGTTCGGGCAGTTGGACGCGTTGGAGAACGCCGTGCGCGTCCAACGGCTGCACGTGTTGGCGGTGCTCGACGAGCGCGACGCCGGCGCCGACGACGGAGCGCTCGACACGGAGGGTTGGGTGGCGGCGCAGTCGTTGGTGACGCGTCCGCACGCGGTGCAGCAGGTCGCGACGGCGAGGAGGCTGAAGGAGCTCCAGCACATCGCGAAGGTCGCGGCGCGGGGTGAGCTGTCGTGGGATCAGCTCGCGCCGCTGGCACAGATCGCGAACGACGAGACCGATGAGTGGTGGGCGCAGCACGGGCGCGGCTACTCGCCCGCCCAGCTCGCGTACCGGGCCCGGCTCAAGCGCACCGCGCGTGAACAGGACGATGTGGAGCGCCAGCGGCAGCGGTCGCTGGTGTGGTGGTTCGACGCGCGGGTGAAGATGTTGCGCATCAAAGGCCGGCTGACCGCGGAGCAGGGCGAGCGGCTGACGCGTGCGTTGGAGCGGATCGTGGAGCGCGATCCGATCGGCCCGGACGGCACTGTCGAGTCGTGGGAGGCACGCTACGCGGACGCACTCGCCGAGCTGGCCGGTGTGAACATCGCGGCGGACAGCGACACGGATCGCGCGTGTGTCGTCGTGCACCTGGAGTACGACACCGCGACGGGCTTCGTGGGTGAGCACGACGAGCCGATCTCGCCCGAGGTGTGCCGCCGGTTGGTTTGCGACGCGTGGCTCCAGGTGCTGATCCGCGACGCGTTCGGCAACCCGGTGGGGCTCGGCGCCCGGCAACGCACCGTGTCGCCCGCACTGGCGCGCGTGTTGCGCCATCGGGATCGCACGTGCCGGTTCCCCGGCTGTGCGCGGACGTGGGGGCTGCACGCGCATCACATGGTGCATGACGAGCACGGTGGGCCGACCGAGGCGGCGAACCTGCTGATGCTGTGCCCGCGCCACCACCGTTGGGTGCACGAGCACGGGTGGCGCGTACGCGGCGATCCGAACCGTCTCGACGGGCTCGTGTTCCGACGACCCGACGGCCGCGTGTACGCGCCCGGCCCACCACCCCTCGACCCGAACACCAGGGGTCGCGTCTTCGCGGCGTAG